In Methylotenera sp. L2L1, the following proteins share a genomic window:
- the grxD gene encoding Grx4 family monothiol glutaredoxin: MDTQELIRSQVTGNPVVLYMKGSPKFPQCGFSNLATQILNACNVEYVAIDVLADQNIREGIKTYANWPTIPQLYINGEFVGGSDIMRAMYESGELQTLLNATK, from the coding sequence ATGGATACGCAGGAATTAATCAGAAGTCAGGTAACAGGTAACCCAGTAGTGCTGTATATGAAAGGTAGCCCAAAGTTTCCACAATGTGGTTTTTCAAACTTGGCAACGCAAATTCTCAATGCCTGTAACGTAGAGTACGTGGCGATTGATGTGTTAGCAGATCAAAATATCCGTGAGGGTATTAAAACTTATGCAAACTGGCCAACGATTCCACAGTTATATATTAACGGTGAATTTGTAGGTGGTTCAGACATTATGCGTGCCATGTATGAAAGTGGTGAGCTTCAAACATTATTGAATGCGACTAAATAA